Proteins encoded in a region of the Malaciobacter mytili LMG 24559 genome:
- the purC gene encoding phosphoribosylaminoimidazolesuccinocarboxamide synthase, translated as MNKTELLYEGKAKKIWKTEDENLLISEFKDDLTAFNGQKKSSEAGKGALNNKISTELFKLLNSKGIPTHFVEMLDDNHMLHKACEVIKIEVIVRNIATGSLSKNLGIEDGKVLPFTLVEFDYKNDDLGDPKLNDQHALILGLVEFQDELDKLRRVARQINDILKPYFFEKGLKLVDFKLEFGKDKDGNIILIDEISPDNCRFWDVESGESLDKDRFRQGKGGLKVAYENVLERILKN; from the coding sequence ATGAATAAAACAGAACTTTTATATGAGGGTAAAGCGAAAAAAATTTGGAAAACTGAAGATGAAAATCTTTTAATTTCTGAATTTAAAGATGATTTAACTGCGTTTAATGGACAAAAAAAATCAAGTGAAGCTGGAAAAGGTGCTTTAAATAATAAAATCTCTACTGAGTTATTTAAACTTTTAAATTCAAAAGGTATTCCTACTCACTTTGTTGAAATGTTAGATGATAACCATATGTTACATAAAGCTTGTGAAGTAATTAAAATAGAAGTTATTGTAAGAAATATTGCAACAGGTTCTTTATCTAAAAATTTAGGTATTGAAGATGGAAAAGTTTTACCATTTACTTTAGTTGAATTTGATTATAAAAATGATGATTTAGGTGACCCAAAACTTAATGACCAACATGCATTAATTTTAGGATTAGTTGAATTCCAAGATGAATTAGACAAATTAAGAAGAGTTGCAAGACAAATTAATGATATTTTAAAACCATATTTCTTTGAAAAAGGTTTAAAATTAGTAGATTTTAAATTAGAGTTTGGAAAAGACAAAGATGGAAATATTATCTTAATTGATGAAATCAGCCCTGATAACTGTAGATTTTGGGATGTTGAATCTGGTGAGTCTTTAGATAAAGATAGATTTAGACAAGGTAAAGGTGGACTTAAAGTTGCCTATGAAAACGTATTAGAAAGAATTTTAAAAAATTAA
- a CDS encoding helix-turn-helix domain-containing protein, with protein MEIYEKINQILKEKKLTKKEFAARLLAINPKVNRVGEAPSVSSIYAYLNGTSSIKADFIPFIAEALNVAEQELFEDNTNNRTRYLKYILKDLSKNELELIKNRIEDLCHWEQAMTKQVEKIYAYKTNKDKIDELISLLPYMPDALYDNVIKKVREIKDFTDSY; from the coding sequence ATGGAAATTTATGAAAAAATAAATCAAATATTAAAAGAAAAAAAACTAACAAAAAAAGAGTTTGCTGCAAGACTTTTAGCAATAAATCCAAAAGTTAATAGAGTAGGAGAAGCTCCTTCTGTATCTTCTATCTATGCATATTTAAATGGAACATCATCAATTAAAGCTGATTTTATTCCTTTTATTGCTGAAGCATTAAATGTAGCTGAGCAAGAGTTGTTCGAAGATAATACTAATAATAGAACTAGATATTTAAAATATATATTAAAAGATTTATCAAAAAATGAACTTGAATTAATTAAAAATAGGATTGAAGACTTATGTCATTGGGAACAAGCAATGACTAAACAAGTTGAAAAAATATATGCATATAAAACAAATAAAGATAAAATTGATGAACTTATTTCACTATTACCATATATGCCAGATGCTTTATATGATAATGTGATAAAAAAAGTAAGAGAAATAAAAGATTTTACTGATAGTTATTAA
- a CDS encoding lysophospholipid acyltransferase family protein, with protein sequence MGKIRGFIVLIQFSITVAITIALMYTFRNHTHKVIKVWMKFQMKFLGIKLEEHGTLDESCDMVIMNHQSLLDIIVMEYIHSRDLAWVAKKEITDMPFFGHIIKAPRMISVDRENKVGIVKLIKDVKDRLDKKRPIAIFPEGTRGDGKTLLPFKPGAKMVADRFKLRVQPAIIFNTKYILDSQKVECNPGIVKVIYLDPIQASKDTNWFEELEAKMKKIVEEEYKNQNA encoded by the coding sequence TTGGGAAAAATTAGAGGATTTATTGTTTTAATACAGTTTTCAATTACAGTAGCAATAACAATTGCTTTGATGTATACATTTAGAAATCATACACATAAGGTGATTAAGGTTTGGATGAAATTTCAAATGAAATTTCTAGGAATAAAACTTGAAGAGCATGGAACACTTGATGAAAGTTGTGATATGGTGATTATGAATCATCAAAGTTTACTAGATATTATTGTAATGGAATATATTCATTCAAGAGATTTAGCGTGGGTTGCAAAAAAAGAGATTACAGATATGCCTTTTTTTGGACATATAATTAAAGCTCCAAGAATGATATCAGTTGATAGAGAAAATAAAGTTGGTATTGTTAAACTTATTAAAGATGTAAAAGATAGATTGGATAAAAAAAGACCTATCGCAATTTTTCCAGAGGGTACAAGGGGAGATGGAAAAACTCTACTACCTTTTAAACCAGGTGCAAAAATGGTTGCAGATAGATTTAAATTAAGAGTTCAACCAGCTATTATTTTTAATACAAAATATATTTTAGATTCTCAAAAAGTAGAGTGCAATCCTGGAATTGTAAAAGTAATATATTTAGATCCAATTCAAGCATCTAAAGATACAAATTGGTTTGAAGAACTTGAAGCTAAAATGAAAAAAATTGTAGAAGAAGAGTATAAAAATCAAAATGCTTAG
- the rsfS gene encoding ribosome silencing factor, producing MNNRIEKIKSILDDKKAENIEVIDLSSKDYIVDYVVIATTLNPKHAFALLNHLRTDLKPLGEDFLRVDEDDEWTIIDLGDIFIHLMSENHRAKYNLEEFLSELKENKE from the coding sequence TTGAACAATAGAATTGAGAAAATAAAATCTATCTTAGATGATAAAAAAGCTGAAAACATTGAGGTTATTGATTTATCTTCAAAAGATTATATAGTTGATTATGTTGTTATTGCAACAACACTAAATCCAAAACATGCATTTGCATTATTAAATCATTTAAGAACAGATTTAAAACCACTTGGTGAAGATTTTTTAAGAGTTGATGAAGATGATGAATGGACAATTATCGACTTAGGTGATATTTTTATTCACTTAATGAGTGAAAATCATAGAGCTAAATATAACCTTGAAGAGTTTTTATCAGAACTAAAAGAGAATAAAGAGTAA
- the argS gene encoding arginine--tRNA ligase encodes MQKIVKKYIEEILQKDIVLEKPKDISLGHFATPVAFSLAKELKKSPMVIAEELASKFSESEMFEKVESVKGFINFKLSNDFLQSLCEEALTLGEDFAKAEKKEEKILLEYVSANPTGPLHIGHARGAIAGDTLARVGRHLGYDITTEYYVNDAGAQMELLGISLALAGQESILKQDVVYPEKYYRGDYLFDIAKDVALEFGQEVFNDESKYEELAFYAKDKVLDIIKKDMKDIGIEFDNYISEKSLYSSWETTKEVLEKNGSLYTKDDKVWIKSTQYGDDVDRVVVRDNGIPTYLAGDIIYHKNKYDRNYDRYINIWGADHHGYITRVKAAIEFLGNDSSKLEVLLSQMVQLLKGGEPYKMSKRAGNVILMSDIAEEIGSDALRFVFLTRKSDTHLEFDLDILKNQDSSNPIFYINYAYARINQIFKKAELTFDDVKGESFENLNKDGLNLVYEALLFPSVLDEAFNKRDMQKITDYLHSLAASVHRFYNEYKIVSSDEQNQYLKVLSLVALTIKVALNLLGIKAKEIM; translated from the coding sequence TTGCAAAAAATAGTTAAAAAATATATAGAAGAAATTTTACAAAAAGATATTGTTCTAGAAAAACCTAAAGATATATCTCTAGGTCACTTTGCAACGCCTGTTGCTTTTTCTTTAGCAAAAGAGCTAAAAAAATCTCCAATGGTAATTGCAGAAGAATTAGCTTCTAAATTTAGTGAAAGTGAAATGTTTGAAAAAGTTGAATCAGTAAAAGGATTTATAAACTTTAAATTATCAAATGATTTTTTACAATCACTATGTGAAGAGGCTCTTACTTTAGGAGAAGATTTCGCAAAAGCTGAGAAAAAAGAAGAAAAAATTCTTCTTGAATATGTAAGTGCAAATCCTACTGGACCACTACATATTGGTCATGCAAGAGGGGCAATTGCTGGTGATACTTTAGCAAGAGTAGGAAGACATTTGGGATACGATATAACTACTGAGTATTATGTAAATGATGCTGGTGCTCAAATGGAGTTATTAGGAATTTCACTTGCTTTAGCTGGACAAGAATCTATTTTAAAACAAGATGTTGTTTACCCTGAAAAATACTATAGAGGAGATTATCTTTTTGATATAGCAAAAGATGTAGCTTTAGAATTTGGACAAGAAGTATTTAATGATGAGTCTAAATATGAAGAATTAGCATTTTATGCAAAAGATAAAGTCTTAGATATTATTAAAAAAGATATGAAAGATATTGGTATTGAATTTGATAATTATATTAGTGAAAAATCTTTATACTCATCATGGGAAACAACAAAAGAGGTATTAGAGAAAAACGGTTCTTTATATACAAAAGATGATAAGGTATGGATAAAGTCTACACAATATGGTGATGATGTGGATAGAGTTGTTGTAAGAGACAATGGAATTCCTACTTATTTAGCAGGTGATATTATCTATCATAAAAATAAATATGATAGAAATTATGATAGATATATAAATATTTGGGGTGCTGATCACCATGGGTATATTACAAGAGTTAAAGCAGCTATTGAGTTTTTAGGAAATGATTCTTCAAAACTTGAAGTATTACTTTCTCAAATGGTTCAACTATTAAAAGGTGGTGAACCATATAAAATGAGTAAAAGAGCTGGTAATGTTATTTTAATGAGTGATATTGCTGAAGAGATTGGTTCAGATGCTTTAAGATTTGTATTCTTAACAAGAAAAAGTGATACACATCTAGAGTTTGATTTAGATATCTTAAAAAATCAAGATAGTTCAAATCCAATCTTTTATATTAATTATGCCTATGCTAGAATTAATCAAATATTTAAAAAAGCAGAGCTTACTTTTGATGATGTAAAAGGTGAAAGTTTTGAGAATTTAAATAAAGATGGTTTAAATCTTGTTTATGAAGCCTTACTTTTCCCATCAGTTTTAGATGAAGCATTTAATAAAAGAGATATGCAAAAGATAACTGATTATTTACATTCTTTAGCAGCTTCAGTACATAGATTTTATAATGAGTATAAAATTGTAAGTTCTGATGAACAAAATCAATACTTAAAGGTATTGAGTTTAGTTGCATTAACAATCAAAGTAGCTTTAAATTTATTAGGAATAAAGGCTAAGGAGATAATGTAA
- the gap gene encoding type I glyceraldehyde-3-phosphate dehydrogenase, which produces MAVKVAINGFGRIGRCVARIIAERDDVELVAINDTATAEMLEYITKYDTVHGTFNGEVKVENGFLKMGKINAKLYSTRDAKELTFTKDCGAEVILECTGAYLTQEKCQVHIDNGAKKVVMSAPAKDDTPTFVIGVNEDKYAGEAIISNASCTTNCLGPVAKILDDAFGIEKGLMTTIHSYTNDQNILDVKHQKDKRRSRAGALNMIPTTTGAAKAMKLVMPQLDGKLHGQSVRVPTPNVSMVDVNLVVRKATSKEEVNALFEEKAKQLAGIVAVDNDMMVSSDLVGNTNSTIIAADLTQVIGNDMIKVMTWYDNEWGYSSRLIDMAVFVANK; this is translated from the coding sequence ATGGCTGTAAAAGTTGCAATAAATGGTTTTGGAAGAATTGGAAGATGCGTTGCAAGAATTATCGCTGAAAGAGATGATGTGGAATTAGTTGCTATTAATGACACTGCAACTGCTGAAATGTTAGAGTACATTACTAAATATGATACTGTTCATGGTACTTTTAATGGTGAAGTTAAAGTTGAAAATGGTTTTTTAAAAATGGGAAAAATCAATGCTAAACTTTATTCAACAAGGGATGCAAAAGAATTAACATTTACTAAAGATTGTGGTGCTGAGGTTATTTTAGAGTGTACTGGGGCATATTTAACTCAAGAAAAATGTCAAGTTCATATTGATAATGGTGCAAAAAAAGTTGTTATGTCTGCACCAGCAAAAGATGATACTCCTACTTTTGTAATAGGGGTAAATGAGGATAAATATGCAGGTGAAGCAATTATTTCAAATGCTTCTTGTACTACAAACTGCTTAGGTCCTGTTGCAAAAATCCTTGATGATGCATTTGGAATTGAAAAAGGTTTAATGACTACAATTCACTCATATACAAATGACCAAAATATTTTAGATGTTAAACATCAAAAAGATAAAAGAAGATCAAGAGCAGGTGCGCTTAATATGATTCCTACTACAACAGGTGCTGCAAAAGCTATGAAATTAGTAATGCCTCAACTTGATGGAAAACTACATGGTCAAAGTGTAAGAGTACCAACTCCAAATGTTTCTATGGTTGATGTAAACTTAGTTGTAAGAAAAGCTACATCAAAAGAAGAAGTTAATGCATTATTTGAAGAAAAAGCAAAACAATTAGCGGGAATTGTTGCTGTTGATAATGATATGATGGTATCAAGTGACTTAGTTGGAAATACAAATTCAACTATTATTGCTGCTGATTTAACTCAAGTTATTGGGAATGATATGATTAAAGTAATGACTTGGTACGACAATGAGTGGGGATATTCTTCTAGATTAATTGATATGGCTGTTTTTGTAGCTAATAAATAA
- a CDS encoding S41 family peptidase, whose product MKKFLLASSIALVFLQTLFSQEQKEELTQSRFESLTKLTQVIGTVEKYYVDDVKLEEIVDKAIKGLMQELDAHSTFLDKKSSKEMSIQTNGEFGGLGITVGMRDGALTVVSPIDETPAYKAGVKAGDIILKIDDISTLNMTLDEAVNLMRGKPKTSISLTLVRKGENKPLKIKIIRDIIKIQSVFAKNIEEDLLYLRVSSFDKKVTENLKDAIIKKSNLKGIILDLRNNPGGLLTQAIGVTDLFVDSGIIVSQKGREATDEEKFYAKYSNSVTKVPLVVLVNGGSASASEIVSGSLQDHKRAVVIGEKTFGKGSVQAVLPIVKDRTENIKLTIAKYYLPSGRTIQAKGITPDIIVHPGKTVSDSNSEFQIKEADLKKHLEGELEKVDGVKQEEEIVQTKTVITKEDIANDNQLNSAINILKSLIIINNK is encoded by the coding sequence ATGAAGAAATTTCTATTAGCTTCATCTATTGCTTTAGTGTTTTTACAAACACTTTTTTCACAGGAGCAAAAAGAAGAGCTTACTCAAAGTAGATTTGAATCATTAACTAAACTAACACAAGTTATTGGTACAGTAGAAAAGTACTATGTTGATGATGTTAAGCTAGAGGAGATTGTTGATAAAGCAATTAAAGGTTTAATGCAAGAGCTTGATGCACACTCAACATTTCTAGATAAAAAATCATCAAAAGAGATGTCTATACAAACAAATGGTGAATTTGGTGGCTTAGGTATAACTGTTGGAATGAGAGATGGTGCTTTAACTGTTGTTTCGCCAATAGATGAAACACCTGCATATAAAGCTGGAGTAAAAGCTGGAGATATTATTTTAAAAATTGATGATATTTCAACTTTAAATATGACATTAGATGAAGCAGTAAATCTAATGAGAGGAAAACCAAAAACTTCTATTTCTTTAACACTTGTAAGAAAAGGTGAAAATAAACCTCTTAAAATTAAAATCATAAGAGATATTATAAAAATTCAATCTGTTTTTGCAAAAAATATAGAAGAAGACCTTTTATATTTAAGAGTTTCAAGTTTTGATAAAAAAGTTACAGAAAATTTAAAAGATGCAATTATTAAAAAAAGCAATTTAAAAGGTATTATATTAGATTTAAGAAATAACCCTGGTGGTTTATTAACTCAAGCTATTGGAGTAACTGATCTTTTTGTGGATTCTGGGATTATCGTATCTCAAAAAGGTAGAGAAGCTACTGATGAAGAGAAGTTTTATGCAAAATACTCAAATTCAGTAACAAAAGTTCCTTTAGTAGTTTTAGTAAATGGGGGAAGTGCAAGTGCTAGTGAAATTGTAAGTGGTTCACTTCAAGATCATAAAAGAGCAGTTGTTATTGGTGAAAAAACATTTGGAAAAGGTTCAGTGCAAGCTGTATTGCCAATTGTAAAAGATAGAACTGAAAATATTAAATTAACTATAGCAAAATACTATCTTCCAAGTGGAAGAACAATTCAAGCAAAAGGCATTACTCCTGATATAATTGTTCATCCAGGTAAAACAGTATCTGATTCAAATAGTGAATTTCAAATTAAAGAAGCTGATCTAAAAAAACATTTAGAGGGAGAATTAGAAAAAGTTGACGGTGTAAAACAAGAAGAAGAAATAGTTCAAACAAAAACGGTTATTACAAAAGAGGATATTGCTAATGACAATCAACTAAATTCGGCAATAAATATTTTAAAAAGTTTAATAATTATTAATAACAAATAA
- the purS gene encoding phosphoribosylformylglycinamidine synthase subunit PurS has translation MKAIVNVALKQGVLDDQGKATHHALDTLGFKEIVKDVRIGKQIILELNSSNEDEARAEVTKMCEKLLANTVIEDYSIEIIG, from the coding sequence TTGAAAGCAATCGTAAATGTAGCATTAAAACAAGGTGTTTTAGACGATCAAGGAAAAGCAACACACCATGCCTTAGATACTTTAGGATTTAAAGAAATTGTTAAAGATGTAAGAATTGGTAAACAAATTATTTTAGAGTTAAACTCTTCAAATGAAGATGAGGCAAGAGCAGAAGTTACTAAAATGTGTGAAAAACTTCTTGCAAATACTGTAATTGAAGATTATTCAATAGAAATTATAGGTTAA
- the nadD gene encoding nicotinate (nicotinamide) nucleotide adenylyltransferase codes for MRIALFGGSFDPPHIAHEKIVIKALESLEIDKLFIVPTYLNPFKQNFHLEPEKRYALLKKIFKDYEKVKVLDFEILQKRKVSTYETIQYLKNNYKLSKIYLIIGSDNFKNLNTWNNYDKLKNEVEFIVAKRVGFLNENFDNIKTLDIDIDISSTNLRENINLDYIPKKIKDDIKSLLKKGN; via the coding sequence GTGCGTATAGCATTATTTGGAGGCAGTTTTGACCCGCCACATATTGCACATGAAAAGATTGTTATTAAGGCTTTAGAAAGTCTTGAAATTGATAAGCTTTTTATTGTGCCTACATATTTAAATCCTTTTAAGCAAAATTTTCATTTAGAACCTGAAAAAAGATATGCCTTACTTAAAAAGATTTTTAAAGATTATGAAAAAGTAAAGGTATTAGATTTTGAAATTTTACAAAAAAGAAAAGTTTCTACATATGAGACAATCCAATATTTAAAAAATAACTATAAGTTATCAAAAATATATTTAATTATTGGAAGCGATAATTTTAAAAATTTAAATACTTGGAACAATTATGATAAATTAAAAAATGAAGTTGAATTCATAGTTGCTAAAAGAGTTGGATTTTTAAATGAAAATTTTGATAATATTAAGACTTTAGATATTGATATTGATATTAGTTCTACTAACTTAAGAGAAAATATCAATTTAGACTACATACCAAAAAAAATAAAAGATGATATTAAATCATTATTAAAAAAGGGCAATTAA
- a CDS encoding fluoride efflux transporter FluC: MLSWQTILAIGCGGFLGAVARAYFVHLSNKYIPLELPIGVLLVNILGSFLIGILFAIFAHYTLNINAKAFLTTGFLGALTTYSTFAIETFFLFQTSIILATANIVLNVVGTIFAASIGYKLIQFILNH; this comes from the coding sequence ATGCTTAGTTGGCAAACTATTTTAGCAATTGGATGTGGAGGTTTCCTTGGTGCAGTTGCTAGGGCATATTTTGTACATTTAAGTAATAAGTATATTCCTTTAGAATTACCTATTGGAGTATTACTTGTAAATATACTTGGAAGTTTTTTAATTGGTATTCTTTTTGCAATTTTTGCTCATTATACTTTAAATATAAATGCAAAAGCATTTTTAACAACAGGTTTTTTAGGGGCATTAACAACATATTCTACATTTGCAATAGAGACATTTTTTCTATTTCAAACTTCAATTATATTAGCAACTGCTAATATAGTACTAAATGTAGTTGGTACCATATTTGCAGCTTCTATTGGATATAAATTAATACAATTTATTTTAAATCATTAA
- the purQ gene encoding phosphoribosylformylglycinamidine synthase subunit PurQ — protein sequence MNVTVLQFPGTNCEYDTKYAFEKLGCNVTILWHKETKLPENTDLLVIPGGFSYGDYLRSGAIARFANIMDSVQTYAKNGGKVLGICNGFQILLEAGLLPGAMKRNSSLHFISKYHHLKVINNDNTFLQELNIGDVVNIPVAHHDGNYYIDEEGLKQLEANNQILLKYCTSEGEITNLNGSVSQIAGICNKEKNVFGLMPHPERAIEELLGCDDGVKMLQGFLK from the coding sequence ATGAATGTAACAGTATTACAATTTCCAGGAACAAATTGTGAATATGATACAAAATATGCTTTTGAAAAATTAGGATGTAATGTAACTATTCTTTGGCACAAAGAGACAAAGCTACCAGAAAATACAGATTTATTAGTAATTCCTGGTGGATTTTCTTATGGAGATTATTTAAGAAGTGGTGCTATTGCAAGATTTGCAAATATTATGGATTCTGTTCAAACTTATGCAAAAAATGGTGGAAAAGTATTAGGTATTTGTAATGGATTTCAAATTCTTTTAGAAGCTGGGTTATTACCTGGTGCTATGAAAAGAAACTCTTCTTTACATTTTATCTCTAAATACCATCACTTAAAAGTTATCAATAATGATAATACTTTTTTACAAGAGTTAAATATAGGTGATGTTGTAAATATCCCAGTTGCACACCATGATGGTAACTACTATATTGATGAAGAGGGCTTAAAACAATTAGAAGCAAATAATCAAATTTTATTAAAATACTGCACAAGTGAAGGTGAAATTACAAACTTAAATGGTTCTGTTTCTCAAATCGCAGGTATTTGCAATAAAGAAAAAAATGTATTTGGTTTAATGCCACACCCTGAAAGAGCAATTGAAGAATTACTTGGATGTGATGATGGTGTTAAAATGCTACAAGGCTTTTTAAAATAA
- the tatA gene encoding twin-arginine translocase TatA/TatE family subunit yields the protein MGMPGGMEWILIALVILLLFGGKKIPELAKGLGSGIKNFKKAVKEDDDEVATADKKEEIEKKAETTTTEKKEESKTV from the coding sequence ATGGGTATGCCAGGTGGTATGGAATGGATTTTAATTGCTTTAGTAATATTATTGCTATTTGGAGGTAAGAAAATACCTGAATTAGCTAAAGGCTTAGGAAGTGGTATTAAAAATTTCAAAAAAGCAGTTAAAGAAGACGATGATGAAGTAGCAACAGCAGATAAAAAAGAAGAAATTGAAAAAAAAGCTGAAACTACAACAACAGAAAAAAAAGAAGAATCTAAAACAGTATAA